A genome region from Columba livia isolate bColLiv1 breed racing homer chromosome 2, bColLiv1.pat.W.v2, whole genome shotgun sequence includes the following:
- the YES1 gene encoding tyrosine-protein kinase Yes: protein MGCIKSKEDKGPAMKYRTDNTPEPVISHVSHYGSDSSQATQSPSIKGSAVNFNSHSMTPFGGPSGMTPFGGASSSFSAVPSPYPSTLTGGVTVFVALYDYEARTTDDLSFKKGERFQIINNTEGDWWEARSIATGKTGYIPSNYVAPADSIQAEEWYFGKMGRKDAERLLLNPGNQRGIFLVRESETTKGAYSLSIRDWDEVRGDNVKHYKIRKLDNGGYYITTRAQFESLQKLVKHYREHADGLCHKLTTVCPTVKPQTQGLAKDAWEIPRESLRLEVKLGQGCFGEVWMGTWNGTTKVAIKTLKPGTMMPEAFLQEAQIMKKLRHDKLVPLYAVVSEEPIYIVTEFMTKGSLLDFLKEGEGKYLKLPQLVDMAAQIADGMAYIERMNYIHRDLRAANILVGDNLVCKIADFGLARLIEDNEYTARQGAKFPIKWTAPEAALYGRFTIKSDVWSFGILLTELVTKGRVPYPGMVNREVLEQVERGYRMPCPQGCPESLHELMKLCWKKDPDERPTFEYIQSFLEDYFTATEPQYQPGDNL, encoded by the exons ATGGGGTGCattaaaagcaaagaagatAAAGGTCCAGCCATGAAATACAGAACTGATAATACTCCAGAACCCGTTATTTCCCACGTCAGCCATTATGGATCAGACTCCAGCCAAGCAACACAGTCGCCGTCAATAAAGGGATCAGCAGTTAATTTTAATAGTCATTCCATGACTCCTTTTGGAGGGCCCTCAGGAATGACACCCTTTGGAGGAGCATcatcttcattttcagctgTGCCAAGTCCATATCCTAGTACATTAACAG gTGGTGTTACTGTATTTGTGGCCTTATATGATTATGAAGCTAGAACTACAGATGACCTTTCATTTAAGAAAGGCGAACGGTTCCAGATAATAAATAACAC GGAAGGAGACTGGTGGGAAGCGAGATCCATTGCTACGGGAAAAACGGGCTACATCCCAAGCAATTATGTAGCTCCTGCAGACTCCATTCAAGCAGAAGA GTGGTATTTTGGTAAGATGGGCAGGAAGGATGCAGAAAGGCTACTTTTAAATCCTGGGAACCAGCGTGGTATTTTTCTAGTAAGAGAGAGTGAAACCACTAAAG GTGCTTATTCCCTTTCCATACGTGACTGGGATGAGGTCAGAGGTGATAATGTGAAACACtacaaaatcagaaaacttGACAATGGTGGATACTATATCACAACCAGAGCACAATTTGAATCTCTACAGAAGCTGGTGAAACACTACAGAG AACATGCCGATGGGCTGTGTCATAAGCTAACAACTGTGTGCCCCACTGTGAAACCACAAACACAGGGACTAGCAAAAGATGCCTGGGAAATTCCTAGAGAGTCTTTGAGGCTGGAAGTTAAGTTGGGACAAGGATGTTTTGGTGAAGTATGGATGG GAACATGGAATGGAACCACAAAAGTGGCGATCAAGACACTAAAACCTGGTACAATGATGCCAGAAGCTTTCCTGCAGGAGGCTCAGATCATGAAGAAATTACGACATGACAAGCTTGTTCCCCTATATGCTGTTGTTTCTGAAGAACCAATCTATATTGTCACTGAATTCATGACAAAAG GCAGCTTGCTAGACTTCCTtaaagaaggagaagggaaataCTTAAAGCTCCCACAGCTGGTCGACATGGCTGCTCAG attgCTGATGGCATGGCTTACATTGAAAGAATGAACTACATCCACAGGGATCTCCGGGCAGCTAACATTCTTGTAGGAGACAATCTTGTGTGTAAAATAGCAGATTTTGGGTTGGCAAGGTTAATAGAGGACAATGAGTACACTGCAAGACAAG GAGCTAAATTTCCAATTAAATGGACCGCTCCAGAAGCAGCATTGTATGGTCGGTTTACAATCAAGTCTGATGTATGGTCATTTGGAATTTTACTGACAGAGCTGGTAACAAAGGGGAGAGTGCCATATCCGG GGATGGTGAATCGGGAAGTTCTGGAACAAGTGGAACGTGGATACAGGATGCCTTGCCCACAGGGCTGCCCGGAGTCTCTCCATGAGTTAATGAAACTGTGCTGGAAGAAGGACCCTGATGAGAGACCAACATTCGAATATATACAGTCTTTCTTGGAGGACTACTTTACTGCTACAGAACCACAGTACCAGCCTGGAGACAATTTATAA